DNA from Bacteroidota bacterium:
CGAAGTGCTGGGTAACTACCCGAATCCGTTCAATCCGGCTACCGTGATTAAATTCAATCTGCCGGCTGAGATGCAGGTAACTGTATCGGTGTTTAACGTGTTGGGTCAGCGTGTGGCTGAACTGGTGAA
Protein-coding regions in this window:
- a CDS encoding T9SS type A sorting domain-containing protein; this translates as EVLGNYPNPFNPATVIKFNLPAEMQVTVSVFNVLGQRVAELVNGKLTAGEKSVSFNAAGLSSGVYIYRIQAGNQTVTRSMLLTK